The [Bacillus] selenitireducens MLS10 genome includes a region encoding these proteins:
- the tnpB gene encoding IS66 family insertion sequence element accessory protein TnpB (TnpB, as the term is used for proteins encoded by IS66 family insertion elements, is considered an accessory protein, since TnpC, encoded by a neighboring gene, is a DDE family transposase.), which produces MIGQIHPKNVYLARGSTDLRKSIDGLAAIVQEGFELDPFSSSLFVFCNRYRDKIKILYWDHNGFWLYYRRLEKGRFPWPTSGSDEPMIITERQLRWLLDGLPLDQKGAHRKMNPEKVV; this is translated from the coding sequence ATGATCGGGCAGATTCACCCAAAGAACGTTTACCTTGCAAGAGGGTCAACGGATTTACGCAAATCCATTGATGGTTTAGCGGCGATTGTTCAGGAGGGATTCGAACTGGATCCCTTCTCATCTTCGCTGTTCGTCTTTTGTAACAGGTATCGGGACAAAATCAAAATTTTGTACTGGGATCATAATGGCTTTTGGCTTTACTACCGTCGTCTTGAGAAAGGTCGGTTTCCATGGCCGACATCTGGCTCTGACGAGCCAATGATCATTACGGAAAGACAGTTAAGATGGTTGTTAGATGGACTGCCATTGGATCAAAAAGGGGCTCATCGGAAGATGAATCCTGAAAAAGTCGTTTAG
- the tnpA gene encoding IS66 family insertion sequence element accessory protein TnpA: MNNQRKNHEFWVHKVKEIKDSGLSVAAWVKQNEGYTVHQVRYWLRKIQKQSETSPSSSDWLSVHVDHTRHHSSQIILHLPNGSRLEIPAGLPPKELQHLFQAVNAL; encoded by the coding sequence ATGAATAACCAAAGGAAAAATCATGAATTTTGGGTACATAAAGTGAAGGAAATCAAAGATTCAGGGCTCTCAGTAGCCGCTTGGGTGAAACAAAATGAGGGATATACCGTTCACCAGGTCCGTTACTGGCTTCGAAAAATCCAGAAGCAATCCGAAACCAGTCCATCGTCTTCGGATTGGCTGTCCGTTCATGTTGATCACACCCGACATCATTCCTCACAAATAATCCTTCATCTACCTAATGGGAGCCGGCTTGAAATCCCTGCGGGATTACCTCCAAAGGAACTCCAACACCTCTTTCAAGCAGTGAATGCTTTATGA